A part of Carassius carassius chromosome 32, fCarCar2.1, whole genome shotgun sequence genomic DNA contains:
- the rp1l1a gene encoding uncharacterized protein rp1l1a codes for MQRTTQGSFDANTHFQNEPHQFPNPPVSSFGSSVTAANPAKRMTFYKSGDAQFKGIKMAIHKRSFKCFDALLDDLSQKVPLPFGVRTVTTPRGTHSIKHLEQLEDGGCYLCSDCRYVKPINMEAAGKRPAVWHHHSNPHNPRRKPSRPEEPPSGHQHHHRHPKRIVLVKNNDPTIRRSIILNRRTARSLRVLMDEISELMQCHVKKLYTLEGRKIDNIQSLMQCPSVLVCVGREPFRPLLMESLKKLSDEKLPGMGSRSYSSVCSEGHESKKNVNFGLETKKSIIHPRSDSSNRSTRFSLSSEKSYQNGLCMTPGPSGCVSNCPYVKEVVVNDDIEKRVLVNKDGSLSVEMKVRFRLLNDETLQWSTEIKKSSVKVNDSASVKDADYLKAKAEFSDPDSISASETDEAFATKLHQKHIEETLCQNCCNHCQEYDIWKNPMHKEPETCKSPSSSASSNKVIHKKSSVDSTRTISRSSGEYTEHVVEKASCFQQTMGEGDTRLEYCAISHCCNRGEVSSVATTSKSKRSCEDDCESHAKTKYSHMESKISPTPHCEVIKVMEERPVSAVSNSSKVLESLREDQDDDYDDLPPRVSRASHWSQSEHLGSVAQPKYVHCCGYQSSPTSYLSPQPPSKESSTAFHSLKLKKYKTTFVTPAEPDGMSMTSPISKVSSRSHPCQCGTITPSSVASGRQHRPEGGACNTDSRHSHAPCKSRGQANTPGSNASDALKISDKDAGNISLSATSGVLKRSGQSGVCSCCGEHKRFNGNPEGSEAEKADSIVAKSNKSAASTSNAHENFKPVNNMSEGEATQESALSKNSISKISKKSTCSAHEMCSFGKSSKSEHNEAESVTERTKSATPVRSVGSDCIVSEREPTPALEMDQAEEKSQERAVSPISANSNLSAASRASHKSESAKTPIFCSLNDLEEVPSNLFNSHGDISESAATQSHTTMDDQCGQGQEFPQEVRSASAMSNKSNRSSEHPSHASKQTTKSVKSFCDIHEKATQNASIPDVQFELETEVTTEERLCSPLSNCSKISVKSHASSKNLPAESKSKERVPNSMYVKTNTSKGYFRSCKSNHNVRETTVSSEPIDTTHNECATPENESNRATSAMSQTSEKANACSERSVKYTAKSIVSQEVENGKDIMSFNALTVTSALPRSKRSPSPRSIHNTEIKKTESRAPSGMPVSFNVSSQSQRSSKCHCLNSINGHLRETEIEMLKEDAKDESKSLSGKSNRSVKSNINNIKSAGKQFDELLSPTSTASVSLGLGEEHKGDNFDERSTSGMSASTEEAGHQLEFVNGVVAEERPRTEMSMKFAISDESKKSHHKNCKTPVQALSPVSAESIKSVELKKSKSGSQLNENNIRVPSTLSLSSSRSKSPLRVSQGSAKNTAMKDRDCEAVNNTNHAEMNETSSKHDQRERTSEIAMPESDHLNSSEISEHSVKFKNGHSTKESTRSKCKRSNCSSQCLGINGLNIKYNGDNYGVLSSASDRRSMKNDASRPNSAGMSNISQNHVSLLHEIPIQNKASFKHPGSSSDSVLSRALSAADLLKEIVVNARPVSRGSKSVASSKNIDNVENRSAKSNRSKQGKVSISSECNKKEMMPSCLPNASPTEVVKDWLRNIPIDGHVYEMDVELTEDMTLTQSGEDTSQRDKVDAQESIIEVEKPHDEQEGENPMQQETNDICVKTEMCDERAQLEVSTIDPNPKALMKQDSLQKQHHSSVQVMKVLLGPKLDRSSSLPEVSPVYGRKLSQSAQGLLDCLEKLRLIDSDSKKEKQHKYNEVMMILQSLWLQKPSEDEQKSQNTKEHPSAEDEFNPRSSSGVDVHSGSTSSVKGSMNGILEKIETVQVTTPPIAEQEGSLQDKDEEDQVKSTAQACQCLDPSKVSSDPVTPGIAEQVQGSSVNTQLDDDQENGVLQVDNVESSENKNESDQTPQITSCKSSGNESNDMKSQENTSSGTPPSVQRAPLAKIVSQDPDPVWVLSLLKKLEKQFMLHYADAMAEFKVRWDLADNDMLDKMITELKEEVHKRIQSSINRELQKIQSRAGRGPRPPGTTLSRDSTIQTEQRRKRLRVMRNKSILSRSGENYTASGNECSDQRSDDEYCPCEACMKKKMASRVAQRAQALSLAPVMMEFDLRKILQMKKDPAQPTEPKMGEQHSTNLTFAVEKEEVVHEEVEETNDNSKDNKFEAADQEPDGFVNTVDEGKNAENIKNVDSVNYETRDPNEEEANDKRDSGEEQVENEESEDVKEEMVVNGKTDAEEEEEVEIVEDETEKDTEEDCEKEDSPKGDAASAENSDTAVEAEKKDEMTETGDEIESDDREAETETGKESTEDKSAEDGGESNSIKDDTPTEGETSDQTSTNEKNADENQDGAAKNEANVDGTSDTGQDEDHPENSKEVKGDTENEMNKCSSAEEDFEKEKSDETVVDDCESTLAKQVTRTSVESQSGSVENCMNQTAKLKDLQSFMESIESQGDSVVVITKQPPYKEPHGNKKDMCNGLTEWQVSPKINNRTSKQKKGQ; via the exons ATGCAGAGGACGACCCAAGGCTCCTTCGATGCCAATACCCATTTTCAGAATGAACCTCATCAGTTTCCTAATCCTCCAGTTTCGTCCTTTGGCTCCAGTGTGACTGCGGCCAACCCTGCCAAGAGAATGACCTTTTACAAGAGTGGCGACGCTCAGTTCAAAGGAATTAAGATGGCCATCCATAAGCGCAGCTTCAAATGCTTTGATGCCTTATTGGATGACCTTTCCCAAAAGGTTCCTCTACCTTTTGGTGTGCGTACCGTCACGACCCCCAGGGGGACCCACAGCATTAAACATTTAGAGCAGCTAGAGGACGGAGGCTGTTACCTGTGCTCTGACTGCCGCTACGTTAAGCCAATCAACATGGAAGCTGCAGGGAAGAGGCCGGCGGTCTGGCACCATCACAGCAACCCGCATAACCCTCGCCGCAAGCCCTCCCGACCCGAGGAGCCACCCTCGGGACATCAGCACCACCATCGGCACCCCAAAAGGATTGTTCTGGTAAAAAACAATGACCCTACTATTAGGCGATCCATCATTCTGAACAGACGAACAGCTCGGAGTCTTCGCGTTTTAATGGACGAGATTTCAGAACTCATGCAATGTCATGTCAAGAAACTCTACACTCTGGAGGGACGTAAG ATTGACAATATTCAGAGTCTGATGCAGTGTCCTAGTGTGCTGGTCTGTGTGGGTCGAGAGCCCTTCAGGCCACTGCTCATGGAAAGCTTGAAGAAGCTCTCAGACGAAAAGCTTCCAGGAATGGGCTCAAGGTCTTACTCCAGTGTCTGCAGTGAAGGCCATGAGAGCAAAAAGAatg TTAACTTTGGCCTGGAGACGAAGAAAAGTATTATCCATCCACGATCAGACTCCAGTAATAGATCTACAAGATTCTCTCTTTCTTCAGAAAAGTCCTATCAAAATGGATTATGCATGACACCAGGACCATCCGGCTGTGTCAGCAACTGTCCTTATGTAAAAGAAGTTGTAGTGAACGATGACATTGAGAAAAGAGTGCTTGTTAACAAAGACGGTAGCCTTTCTGTGGAGATGAAGGTTCGCTTTCGGCTGTTAAATGATGAGACTCTTCAGTGGTCCACCGAGATCAAGAAGTCATCAGTGAAAGTGAATGACTCTGCTTCTGTGAAAGATGCAGATTATCTCAAAGctaaagctgagttttcagacCCAGACTCTATATCTGCATCAGAGACTGATGAAGCCTTTGCAACGAAGCTGCATCAGAAGCATATTGAGGAAACACTTTGTCAAAACTGTTGCAATCACTGCCAAGAGTATGACATCTGGAAAAACCCCATGCACAAAGAACCAGAGACCTGTAAATCACCTAGTTCCAGTGCATCATCTAACAAAGTTATACACAAAAAGTCATCGGTGGATAGTACACGCACAATTTCTCGTTCCAGTGGTGAGTACACTGAGCATGTGGTAGAAAAGGCTTCGTGCTTTCAGCAGACAATGGGGGAAGGAGACACTAGATTAGAATATTGTGCAATAAGTCATTGCTGCAATCGAGGTGAAGTATCATCTGTTGCTACCACATCAAAGAGCAAGAGATCTTGTGAGGACGACTGTGAGAGTCACGCTAAAACTAAATATTCTCATATGGAATCTAAAATCTCTCCTACTCCACATTGTGAGGTCATTAAGGTCATGGAAGAGCGTCCGGTTTCTGCAGTTAGCAACTCATCTAAAGTGCTTGAGTCTTTGAGGGAAGATCaggatgatgattatgatgatctGCCTCCAAGAGTTTCAAGAGCATCACACTGGTCCCAAAGTGAACATCTTGGGAGCGTTGCTCAACCCAAATATGTTCATTGTTGTGGCTACCAGTCTTCACCAACATCTTATTTGTCCCCCCAACCTCCAAGTAAAGAATCAAGCACTGCTTTTCACTCACTTAAGCTCAAAAAGTATAAAACCACTTTTGTAACACCAGCAGAGCCAGATGGGATGAGTATGACATCTCCGATTTCAAAAGTGTCCTCCAGATCACATCCATGTCAGTGTGGAACCATAACCCCAAGTTCAGTTGCATCTGGTAGGCAACACAGGCCTGAGGGAGGGGCTTGTAATACAGATTCCAGACATAGCCATGCACCTTGTAAATCTAGAGGTCAAGCAAACACCCCTGGATCCAATGCATCCGATGCTCTGAAGATAAGTGACAAAGATGCTGGAAACATATCTTTAAGTGCCACATCAGGTGTGTTGAAACGATCTGGTCAGTCTGGTGTATGTTCATGCTGTGGGGAGCATAAAAGATTTAATGGGAATCCAGAGGGGAGTGAAGCAGAGAAAGCTGATTCCATAGTGGCAAAGTCAAACAAATCTGCTGCATCCACTTCAAATGCTCATGAAAACTTTAAACCAGTTAATAATATGTCGGAAGGGGAAGCCACTCAGGAGTCTGCACTGTCTAAAAATTCTatttcaaaaatctccaaaaaaTCTACCTGCTCTGCACATGAAATGTGTTCTTTTGGGAAATCATCCAAATCTGAACATAATGAAGCAGAAAGTGTTACAGAAAGAACCAAAAGTGCCACACCAGTAAGGTCAGTTGGGTCAGACTGCATTGTTTCAGAGAGAGAGCCCACACCAGCCTTGGAAATGGATCAAGCTGAAGAAAAAAGCCAAGAAAGAGCTGTCAGCCCAATCTCAGCCAATTCAAATTTATCAGCTGCATCGAGGGCATCTCACAAATCAGAGAGTGCTAAAACGCCTATATTTTGTAGTTTAAATGATTTAGAGGAAGTGCCATCAAACTTATTTAATTCTCACGGTGATATATCAGAAAGTGCTGCTACTCAGAGTCATACTACGATGGATGATCAATGTGGACAAGGCCAAGAGTTTCCTCAAGAAGTGAGATCAGCTAGTGCCATGTCTAATAAATCAAACCGATCTTCTGAACATCCATCACATGCATCAAAGCAAACAACTAAGTCTGTCAAATCTTTTTGCGACATACATGAAAAGGCCACTCAAAATGCCAGCATTCCTGATGTTCAGTTTGAGCTGGAAACTGAGGTAACCACTGAAGAAAGACTATGCAGTCCACTGTCCAACTGCTCCAAAATATCTGTGAAGTCACATGCATCCTCAAAGAATTTACCTGCAGAGTCTAAATCTAAGGAAAGAGTTCCTAATTCAATGTATGTTAAAACAAACACATCTAAAGGATATTTTAGGTCCTGCAAATCAAACCACAATGTTCGAGAAACCACAGTTTCCTCAGAACCAATTGATACAACACATAATGAATGTGCAACTCCAGAAAATGAGTCAAATAGAGCCACCAGTGCAATGTCTCAGACCTCAGAAAAGGCTAATGCTTGTTCTGAAAGATCTGTCAAATACACTGCAAAGAGCATTGTATCTCAGGAAGTGGAGAATGGCAAAGACATCATGTCTTTTAATGCCTTAACTGTGACCTCTGCATTGCCTAGGTCAAAGAGGTCCCCATCTCCTAGGTCAATCCACAACACTGAAATTAAGAAAACTGAGAGCAGAGCTCCAAGTGGGATGCCAGTAAGTTTTAATGTATCCTCACAATCCCAAAGATCCAGTAAATGTCATTGCCTCAACTCCATAAATGGTCatttgagagagacagagattgaAATGCTAAAAGAGGACGCCAAAGATGAATCTAAGAGCTTGTCAGGAAAATCAAATCGGTCAGTGAAATctaatataaataacattaagtCTGCAGGCAAACAGTTTGATGAACTTCTAAGTCCTACATCAACCGCATCCGTTTCTCTTGGACTAGGAGAAGAGCACAAGGGTGACAACTTTGATGAACGATCAACCAGTGGCATGTCAGCCAGCACAGAGGAAGCTGGGCATCAGTTAGAGTTTGTAAATGGAGTAGTTGCAGAGGAAAGGCCAAGGACAGAAATGTCTATGAAGTTTGCaatttcagacgaatccaaaaAGTCCCATCACAAGAACTGTAAGACTCCTGTTCAAGCTCTCTCACCTGTCTCAGCTGAAAGCATCAAGTCAGTAGAACTCAAGAAAAGCAAGTCGGGAAGCCagttaaatgaaaacaatatcaGAGTGCCCTCCACTTTGTCACTGTCATCTTCACGAAGTAAGTCACCCTTGAGAGTTTCACAGGGAAGTGCTAAAAATACTGCTATGAAAGACAGAGATTGTGAAGCTGTCAACAACACCAACCATGCAGAAATGAACGAAACATCTTCAAAACATGACCAAAGAGAAAGAACCTCTGAAATAGCTATGCCAGAAAGTGACCATTTAAACTCTTCAGAAATATCTGAGCATTCGGTGAAGTTTAAAAATGGACACAGTACTAAAGAGAGTACTAGATCTAAATGTAAAAGATCTAACTGTTCTTCCCAGTGTTTGGGAATAAATGgactgaatataaaatataatggagACAATTATGGTGTTTTGTCATCCGCATCAGACAGAAGATCTATGAAAAATGATGCATCCAGGCCAAATTCAGCAGGGATGTCTAATATTTCCCAAAATCATGTAAGTCTACTACATGAGATCCCAATCCAGAATAAAGCATCATTTAAGCATCCCGGTTCCTCAAGTGACAGTGTTTTATCTCGGGCCCTTTCAGCAGCAGATCTGTTAAAAGAGATTGTTGTCAATGCAAGACCAGTCAGCAGAGGATCAAAGTCAGTTGCCTCCAGCAAAAATATCGACAATGTAGAAAATAGAAGCGCAAAAAGCAACAGGAGCAAACAGGGCAAAGTCAGCATCTCATCGGAATGCAACAAAAAGGAGATGATGCCGTCATGCTTACCAAACGCTTCCCCTACAGAAGTTGTGAAAGACTGGCTTAGGAACATTCCCATTGATGGCCATGTTTATGAAATGGATGTCGAACTCACTGAAGATATGACCTTGACTCAAAGTGGTGAGGACACGTCTCAAAGAGACAAAGTTGATGCACAAGAAAGCATAATAGAGGTTGAGAAACCTCACGATGAACAAGAAGGTGAGAATCCTATGCAGCAGGAGACCAATGACATTTGTGTTAAAACAGAGATGTGTGATGAAAGAGCACAACTGGAAGTAAGTACAATAGATCCCAACCCCAAAGCATTAATGAAACAAGACAGTTTGCAAAAGCAACATCATTCTTCGGTTCAGGTCATGAAGGTTTTACTGGGTCCAAAACTAGACAGGTCCAGTAGTTTACCTGAAGTCTCCCCTGTATATGGCAGAAAATTAAGCCAGTCTGCTCAAGGCCTGTTGGACTGCCTTGAGAAATTACGATTAATTGACTCAGACTCTAAAAAGGAAAAGCAGCATAAATATAATGAAGTCATGATGATCCTACAGTCGCTCTGGCTCCAAAAGCCCTCTGAGGATGAACAGAAAAGCCAGAACACAAAGGAACACCCCTCCGCTGAAGATGAATTTAACCCACGATCTTCATCTGGGGTTGATGTTCACAGCGGCTCCACCAGCTCTGTTAAAGGTAGCATGAATGGCATATTAGAAAAAATAGAGACCGTACAAGTCACAACACCTCCAATTGCCGAACAAGAGGGTTCACTGCAAGATAAAGATGAAGAAGATCAGGTAAAGTCTACAGCACAAGCATGCCAATGTTTAGATCCATCCAAAGTCTCCTCAGATCCAGTAACTCCAGGGATTGCAGAGCAAGTCCAGGGGAGTTCAGTAAATACACAACTGGATGATGACCAAGAAAATGGTGTATTGCAAGTAGATAATGTTGAAAGCAGTGAGAATAAGAATGAATCAGATCAAACACCACAAATAACCTCTTGCAAGAGCTCGGGTAATGAGAGTAATGATATGAAATCTCAAGAAAATACAAGCTCAGGAACTCCACCGTCTGTTCAGAGAGCTCCGCTTGCTAAAATAGTTTCACAAGACCCAGATCCTGTTTGGGTGCTGAGCTTATTAAAAAAGCTAGAAAAGCAGTTCATGTTACATTACGCAGATGCCATGGCGGAGTTCAAAGTGAGGTGGGATTTGGCTGACAATGATATGCTCGACAAGATGATAACTGAGCTGAAAGAGGAAGTACACAAAAGGATCCAATCCAGTATTAACCGAGAACTGCAAAAAATCCAAAGCCGGGCTGGCAGGGGTCCGAGACCTCCAGGAACTACTCTATCAAGAGACTCCACGATTCAGACTGAGCAGCGACGCAAGCGTCTTCGGGTCATGCGCAATAAGTCCATCTTGTCAAGGAGTGGTGAAAATTACACTGCGTCAGGAAATGAATGCAGCGATCAGCGCAGTGATGATGAGTACTGCCCATGTGAAGCATGCATGAAAAAGAAGATGGCGTCTAGAGTGGCCCAACGAGCTCAAGCTTTGAGTTTGGCTCCAGTTATGATGGAATTTGATCTGCGGAAAATTTTGCAAATGAAAAAGGATCCAGCCCAACCTACAGAACCAAAAATGGGAGAACAACATTCAACCAACTTGACTTTTGCAGTTGAGAAAGAAGAAGTGGTTCATGAAGAGGTAGAGGAAACCAATGACAATAGTAAAGACAATAAATTTGAGGCGGCAGATCAAGAGCCAGATGGTTTTGTCAATACAGTAGATGAAGGCAAAAAtgcagaaaacataaaaaatgtagacTCTGTAAACTATGAGACAAGAGATCCAAATGAAGAGGAAGCAAATGACAAAAGAGATTCTGGTGAGGAACAGGTGGAAAATGAAGAAAGTGAGGATGTAAAAGAAGAAATGGTGGTAAATGGTAAGACAGAtgctgaggaagaagaggaagtagAGATTGTTGAGGATGAAACTGAAAAAGATACAGAAGAGGACTGTGAGAAGGAAGACAGTCCCAAGGGAGATGCAGCAAGTGCAGAAAATAGTGATACGGCTGTGGAGGCGGAAAAAAAGGATGAGATGACAGAAACTGGTGATGAAATCGAATCGGATGACAGGGAAGCAGAAACTGAGACTGGGAAAGAGAGTACAGAAGACAAGTCTGCAGAAGATGGAGGTGAATCTAATTCAATTAAAGACGATACACCTACTGAAGGTGAAACGTCAGATCAAACGTCCACCAATGAGAAAAATGCTGATGAGAATCAGGATGGAGCTGCAAAGAATGAAGCCAATGTAGATGGGACATCAGACACAGGACAGGATGAGGACCACCCTGAAAACTCCAAGGAGGTCAAAGGAGACACAGAAAATGAGATGAACAAATGTAGCTCTGCTGAAGAAGATTTTGAGAAAGAAAAATCTGATGAAACTGTTGTTGATGACTGTGAGAGCACACTAGCGAAACAGGTGACGAGAACATCAGTGGAGTCTCAATCAGGATCCGTGGAGAACTGCATGAATCAGACAGCTAAACTGAAAGATCTTCAGAGTTTCATGGAGAGTATTGAAAGTCAAGGAGACAGCGTGGTTGTGATTACTAAACAACCACCGTACAAAGAGCCACATGGAAATAAAAAGGACATGTGCAATGGCTTGACTGAATGGCAGGTGTCTCCTAAAATAAACAACAGGACCAGTAAACAAAAGAAAGGACAATGA